From Bacillus sp. Bos-x628, the proteins below share one genomic window:
- a CDS encoding VOC family protein — protein sequence MNFQQFQAAQLRIARPTVNMREVVSFYEEGLGLKRIGSFNQHEGYDGVMLGLPHQHVHLEITKYKDEETIPHPHPEQLLVFYIPDEQEFERVKQRLISFGGRQVPSTNPYWDRGGVTIEDPDGYRVVLMNTEGITPDL from the coding sequence ATGAATTTTCAACAGTTCCAAGCTGCTCAATTACGAATTGCACGCCCAACGGTCAACATGCGTGAAGTCGTGTCATTTTATGAAGAAGGCTTAGGTCTGAAAAGAATTGGCTCATTTAATCAGCATGAAGGATATGATGGCGTCATGCTTGGGCTTCCCCACCAGCATGTTCATTTAGAAATCACAAAATATAAAGACGAAGAGACCATTCCTCATCCGCATCCAGAACAGCTTCTTGTTTTCTATATTCCTGACGAGCAAGAATTTGAGAGGGTGAAACAAAGGCTTATCTCTTTCGGGGGACGACAGGTTCCTTCAACTAATCCATACTGGGATCGAGGAGGAGTGACGATTGAAGATCCGGATGGGTATCGGGTGGTGTTGATGAATACAGAAGGGATTACACCAGACTTATAA
- a CDS encoding adenylosuccinate synthase produces the protein MSSVVVVGTQWGDEGKGKITDFLSENAEVIARYQGGNNAGHTIKFDGVTYKLHLIPSGIFYKEKICVIGNGMVVDPKALVTELAYLHERNVSTENLRISNRAHVILPYHLKLDEVEEERKGANKIGTTKKGIGPAYMDKAARVGIRIADLLDREVFEEKLSRNLEEKNRLLEKMYDTEGFKIEDILDEYYEYGQQVKKYVVDTSVVLNDALDEGRRVLFEGAQGVMLDIDQGTYPFVTSSNPVAGGVTIGSGVGPTKIQHVVGVSKAYTTRVGDGPFPTELHDEIGDQIREVGREYGTTTGRPRRVGWFDSVVVRHARRVSGITDLSLNSIDVLTGIETLKICVAYKLNGEITEEFPASLNELAKCEPVFEEMPGWTEDITGVKNLSELPANARHYLERISQLTGIPLSIFSVGPDRSQTNVVRSVYRP, from the coding sequence ATGTCTTCAGTAGTCGTAGTAGGTACGCAGTGGGGTGACGAAGGGAAAGGGAAAATTACCGATTTCCTTTCAGAGAATGCAGAGGTGATTGCCCGTTATCAAGGGGGAAACAATGCAGGTCACACAATTAAATTTGATGGAGTGACTTACAAGCTACATCTCATTCCGTCCGGTATTTTTTACAAAGAAAAAATATGCGTTATCGGTAATGGAATGGTGGTAGATCCTAAAGCGTTGGTCACTGAGCTTGCGTATCTTCACGAACGGAATGTGAGTACAGAAAACCTCAGAATCAGCAATAGAGCCCATGTCATTTTGCCTTATCATTTAAAATTGGATGAGGTAGAAGAAGAGCGGAAAGGGGCTAACAAGATCGGGACGACGAAAAAGGGAATTGGACCAGCTTATATGGACAAAGCAGCTCGCGTTGGAATTCGCATTGCAGATCTATTAGATCGTGAAGTGTTTGAAGAGAAGCTTTCCCGAAACTTAGAAGAGAAAAATCGTCTTCTAGAGAAAATGTATGACACAGAAGGTTTTAAAATTGAAGATATTTTAGACGAGTATTATGAGTATGGTCAGCAAGTGAAAAAGTATGTCGTTGATACATCAGTTGTACTGAACGATGCACTAGATGAAGGTCGTCGTGTTCTTTTTGAAGGAGCACAAGGCGTCATGCTTGATATTGATCAAGGGACATATCCATTTGTCACGTCATCTAACCCAGTTGCTGGAGGAGTGACGATTGGATCTGGAGTAGGTCCTACGAAAATCCAACATGTTGTCGGCGTTTCAAAAGCTTACACAACACGTGTTGGAGATGGTCCTTTCCCTACAGAACTTCATGATGAAATTGGAGATCAAATCCGTGAAGTCGGACGTGAATACGGTACGACAACTGGCCGCCCGCGCCGTGTTGGCTGGTTTGACAGTGTGGTTGTCCGTCACGCTCGCCGAGTAAGCGGTATAACAGATCTTTCACTTAACTCAATCGATGTGCTGACAGGCATTGAAACATTAAAAATCTGTGTGGCTTATAAATTGAACGGTGAAATCACAGAAGAATTCCCAGCAAGTCTAAATGAATTAGCAAAATGTGAGCCTGTCTTTGAAGAAATGCCAGGCTGGACAGAGGATATTACAGGAGTGAAGAACCTAAGTGAACTGCCTGCAAATGCTCGTCATTATTTAGAACGCATTTCTCAATTAACAGGTATTCCACTTTCGATTTTCTCAGTCGGACCAGACCGTTCACAAACGAACGTCGTCCGCAGCGTGTACCGTCCATAA
- a CDS encoding redoxin domain-containing protein, with protein sequence MSSFRLGDKMPNFSLPTVKGEHIDFYQHLEEHQSWHLIIFFRGSWCPVCVEELKELEKQQSYFQDKDIHLMAISTDQLEHLKELAEKEGLSFPIMSDQELTSLKAYEVYYHGEDAPYEDHGIHGEPAYFLLNEKGQVLYQQRQTSPFGRPHANELRKIIQYIRQNLKGQYKNLN encoded by the coding sequence ATGAGTTCATTTCGATTAGGAGATAAAATGCCCAATTTTTCACTCCCAACGGTGAAGGGCGAACACATTGATTTTTATCAGCATTTAGAGGAACATCAGAGCTGGCATCTTATTATCTTCTTTAGAGGTTCATGGTGCCCAGTCTGTGTAGAAGAATTAAAAGAGTTAGAAAAGCAGCAATCTTACTTTCAGGACAAGGATATTCACTTAATGGCGATTTCAACGGATCAACTTGAACACCTGAAGGAATTAGCTGAAAAAGAGGGGCTCTCCTTCCCAATCATGTCTGACCAAGAGCTCACTTCATTAAAAGCATATGAAGTATACTATCACGGAGAGGATGCGCCATATGAAGATCACGGTATACACGGTGAACCAGCCTATTTCTTATTAAATGAAAAAGGTCAGGTACTCTATCAACAGAGACAGACGAGTCCGTTTGGCAGACCGCATGCCAATGAACTGCGCAAAATCATTCAGTACATCCGTCAAAATCTAAAAGGTCAATATAAAAATCTCAATTAA
- the yycF gene encoding response regulator YycF: MEKKILVVDDEKPIADILEFNLRKEGYEVHCAYDGNEALEMVEEIKPDIILLDIMLPNKDGVEVCREVRKKYDMPIIMLTAKDSEIDKVIGLELGADDYVTKPFSTRELLARVKANLRRQIIAPQTEEESESNDIEVGSLVIYPDAYVVSKRDETIELTHREFELLHYLAKHIGQVMTREHLLQTVWGYDYFGDVRTVDVTVRRLREKIEDNPSHPSWIVTRRGVGYYLRNPEQD; the protein is encoded by the coding sequence ATGGAAAAAAAGATTCTTGTCGTAGATGATGAAAAACCGATTGCTGATATATTGGAATTTAACTTAAGAAAAGAGGGTTATGAAGTTCATTGTGCATATGACGGCAATGAAGCACTCGAAATGGTGGAAGAAATCAAGCCTGATATCATTTTGCTCGACATCATGCTTCCAAACAAAGATGGAGTTGAAGTATGCCGTGAAGTGAGAAAGAAGTATGACATGCCGATTATTATGCTCACAGCGAAAGATTCTGAAATTGATAAGGTGATCGGTCTTGAGCTTGGTGCGGATGATTATGTTACGAAGCCGTTCAGCACACGTGAGCTGCTTGCTCGTGTTAAGGCGAATCTAAGAAGACAGATCATTGCTCCTCAGACAGAGGAAGAATCTGAATCAAACGATATTGAGGTTGGATCACTAGTCATCTACCCGGATGCTTATGTCGTGTCTAAGCGAGATGAAACGATTGAATTGACGCACCGTGAGTTCGAATTGCTTCATTACTTAGCGAAGCATATTGGACAAGTCATGACACGTGAGCACTTATTGCAAACGGTGTGGGGCTATGATTACTTCGGAGATGTTCGTACAGTGGACGTAACGGTCCGCCGCCTTCGTGAGAAAATTGAAGACAACCCCAGCCATCCAAGCTGGATCGTGACTAGACGAGGCGTCGGCTACTATTTAAGAAACCCAGAGCAGGACTAA